The DNA sequence tctcctcccttctctccatccctctcctcccttctcttcatccctcttctctccatccctctcctcccttctctccatccctctcctcccttctctccatccctctcctctcctcccttctctccatccctctcctcccttctcttcatccctcttctctccatccctctcctcccttctctccatccctctcctctctgcccttctctccatccctctcctctccccctgacaGAGAGCAGTTGATGTTCCCCCTCCACTTCATGGAGGTGCTGGGGAGGTTTGACATGCAGTGCAGTGTGAGTGGCGGGGGCCATTCCAGCCAGGCGGGGGCGCTACGCCTTGCCATCTCCCGCGCCATGCTGAGCTTCCTGTCTGAGGGACAGGTGGAGACCATGAGACAAGGTTGGTAGTGGTactacaagcacacacacatcattcaGAAAGCTTTTTATCTTTTTTgtatttgttgtatttttttattgaacctttatttaactaggcaagtcagttaagaacaaattcttatttacaatgacgacctaccaaaaggcaatatgcctcctgtggggacgggggctgggattcaaCATGTCAAAAtctaagacaaaacacacatcacgacaagagcgacaccactacactacataaagagagacctaaaacatcaacacagcatggcagcaacacatgacaatacagcatggcagcaacacatgacaatacagcatggcagcaacacatgacaatacagcatggcagcaatacaacatgacagcagcacagcatggtagcaacacaacatggcagcagcacaacatggtaacagcacaaaacatggtacaaacattattgggcacagacagcagcacaaagggcaagaaggtagagacaacaatacatcatgtaaatcaaccacaactgtcagtaagagtgtccatgattgagtctttaaaggaagaaattgagataaaactgtccagtttgagtgtttgttgcagctcgttccagtcgctagctgcagtgaactgaaaagaggagtgaccagggatgtgtgtgctttggggacctttaacagaatgtgactggcagaacgggtgttgtatgtggaggatgagggctgcagtagatatctcagataggggggagtgaggcctaagagggttttataaataagcatcaaccagtgggtcttgcgacaggtatacagagatgacctgtttacagaggagtatagagtgcagtgatgtgtcctataaggagcattggtgacaaatctgatggccgaatggtaaagaacatctatcCGCTCGAGGGCACCCTTACCTTacaatctataaattacgtctccgtaatctagcttggataggatggtcatctgaatcagggttagtctggcagctggggtgaaagaggagcgagtACGATAggggaaaccaagtctagatttatcaaatcaaatcaaattttatttgtcacatacacatggttagcagatgttaatgcgagcgtagcgaaatgcttgtgcttctagttccaacaatgcagtaataacgaacaagtaatctaactaacaattccaaaaaaaactactgtcttatacacagtgtaaggggataaagaatatgtacataaggatatatgaatgagtgatggtacagagcagcataggcaagatacagtagatgatatcgagtacagtatatacatatgagatgagtatgtaaaccaagtggcatagttaaagtggctagtgatacatgtattacataaggatgcagtcgatgatatagagtacagtatctacgtatgcatatgagatgaataatgtagggtaagtaacattatataaggtagcattgtttaaagtggctagtgatatatttacatcatttcccatcaattcccatgattaaagtggctggagtagagtcagtgtcattgacagtgtgttggcagtagccactcaatgttagtggtggctgtttaacagtctgatggccttgagatagaagctgtttttcagtctctcggtcccagctttgatgcacctgtactgacctcgccttctggatgacagcggggtgaacaggcagtggctcgggtggttgatgtccttgatgatctttatggccttcctgtagcatcgggtggtgtaggtgtcctggagggcagttagtttgccccggtgatgcgttgtgcagacctcactaccctctggagagccttacggttgagggcggtgcagttgccataccaggcggtgatacagcccgccaggatgctctcgattgtgcatctgtagaagtttgtgagtgcttttggtgacaagccgaatttcttcagcctcctgaggttgaagaggcgctgctgcgccttcctcacgatgctgtctgtgtgagtggaccaattcagtttgtctgtgatgtgtatgccgaggaacttaaaacttgctaccctctccactactgttccatcgatgtggatgggggtgttccctctgctgtttcctgaagtccacaatcatctccttagttttgttgacgttgagtgtgaggttattttcctgacaccacactccgagggccctcacctcctccctgtaggccgtctcgtcgttgttggtaatcaagcctaccactgttgtgtcgtccgcaaacttgatgattgagttggaggcgtgcgtggccacgcagtcgtgggtgaacagggagtacaggagagggctcagaacgcacccttgtggggccccagtgttgaggatcagcggggaggagatgttgttgcctaccctcaccacctgggggcggcccgtcaggaagtccagtacccagttgcacagggcggggtcgagacccagggtctcgagcttgatgacgagcttggagggtactatggtgttgaatgccgagctgtagtcgatgaacagcattctcacataggtattcctcttgtccagatgggttagggcagtgtgcagtgtggttgagattgcatcgtctgtggacctatttgggcggtaagcaaattggagtgggtcaagggtgtcaggtagggtggaggtgatatggtccttgactagtctctcaaagcacttcatgatgacggatgtgagtgctacagggcggtagtcgtttagctcagttaccttagctttcttgggaacaggaacaatggtggcactcttgaagcatgtgggaacagcagactggtatagggattggttgaatatgtccgtaaacacaccggccagctggtctgcgcatgctctgagggcgcggctggggatgccgtctgggcctgcagccttgcgagagttaacacgtttaaatgtcttactcacttcggctgcagtgaaggagagaccgcatgttttcgttgcaggccgtgtcagtggcactgtattgtcctcaaagcgggcaaaaagttatttagtctgcctgggagcaagacatcctggtccgtgactgggctgggtttcttcctgtagtccatgattgactgtagaccctgccacatgcctcttgtgtctgagccgttgaattgagattctactttgtctctgtactggcgcttagcttgtttgatagccttgcggagggaatagctgcactgtttgtattcagtcatgttaccagacaccttgccctgattaaaagcagtggttcgcgccttcagttccacacgaatgctgccatcaatccacggtttctggttagggaatgttttaatcgttgctatgggaacgacatcttcaacgcacgttctaatgaactcgcacaccgaatcagcgtattcgtcaatgttgttgtctgacgcaatacgaaacatctcccagtccacgtgatggaagcagtcttggagtgtggagtcagcttggtcggaccagcgttggacagacctcagcgtgggagcttcttgttttagtttctgtctgtaggcagggatcaacaaaatggagtcgtggtcagcttttccgaaagggggcggggcagggccttatatgcgtcgcggaagttagagtaacaatgatccagggtctttccacccctggttgcgcaatcgatatgctgataaaatttagggagtcttgttttcagattagccttgttaaaatccccagctacaatgaatgcagcctccggataaatcgtttccagtttgcagagagttaaataaagttagttcagagccatcgatgtgtctgcttgggggatatatacggctgtgattataatcaaagagaattctcttggtagataatgcggtctacatttgattgtgaggaattctaaatcaggtgaacagaaggatttgagttcctgtatgtttctttcatcacaccatgtcacgttggccataaggcatacgcccccgcccctcttcttaccagaaagatgttcgtttctgtcggcgcgatgcgtggagaaacccgctggctgcaccgcttcggattgcctctctccagttagccatgtttccgtgaagcagagaacgttagtctctgatgtccctctggaatgctacccttgctcggatttcatcaaccttgttgtcaagagactggacattggcaagaagaatgctagggagtggtgcacgatgtgcccgtctccggagtctgaccagaagaccgcttcgtttccctctttttctgagtcgtttttttgggtcgctgcatgggaaccattccgtggcactggttgtaaggcagaacacaggatccgcatcgcgaaaaacatattcttggtcgtactgatggtgagttgacgctgatcttatattcagtagttcttctcggctgtatgtaatgaaacctaagatgacctggggtactagtgtaagaaataacacgtaaaaaaacaaaaaactgcatagtttcctaggaacgcgaagcgaggcggccatctctgtcggcgccggaatttaactttagcctgcagctttgatgtTTTGAGGGAAGGATCGTTTTAATTTACATCAAATGACCAACACTGGTCGCTGTTCCTCTGTTGCTTTGTCATTGATGTATTGTACTATTTTTGGTTTGACCTTTGACCTGCATTTCTGCCTCCCTCACAGCTGGGctgctgacccctgaccccagaATTAAGGAGAGGAAGAAGCCGGGCCAGGAGGGAGCGAGGAGGAAGTTCACCTGGAAGAAACGCTGAGGTGGAGGACAGAATAGATCTGGACACAGGGAAATCACAGCAGCATCTTCATCATTATCTTCCTCTGAGATCAGAACTGTTATTAGTAAGTGGACAAATTGTTCATCCAACCCCTGTTGTAGCCTTTTATATGTCCCCTAAAGGTGTTTTAGATCTGGAAATAGCCACCAAGTACATGACTCAAATACATGTACAAATTCAAAGGGGTTCTGTCCATGTGAGGGCAGGATACCCAACTCCATATAGGCTGTAATGTTTTTTTCTGCCACCAGAGGGCCATCTCTGGCAACACACCTGTCCATTGTCTTTGTCTgtatattgaaaataaaatttTGTTTTTCACATACCTTGCTACAATATGCTGTTTTTATTccatataaaaaataaatggccGGTAACGTTAGAGCTGCACTTTAACCAGGCGCTGTCCACTGTCATGGGGTGCTGAAAGACCACGTTAGGGATTCTGCCTTagtcgctgtccatggtgctgaaacctgCGATGCAGATTCTGTATTTATATTTCGTGCCTTCAGAACTTTCACCCCTGCGTTAAATTGGAAAAAGTCACCACAGTTCCATCATGTGCCGTCTCAATTTACACCACAGGAGGGCGATAAATGCGCATAAAATGCCCTGGTTTAACCAGGGGTGTGTTCAAGATGCATGGGCGCTCTGAGCATGCGGTTGTAGAATATGTACAGTGGCTGGTGAAATTATTATTCAATTCAATAGATCTTTATGTGTATATCAATGAAGTCAATTGTGTATGCTTGTAGATAACATATGAATGGTTTAGCCAATATCTTGTGTTATCAAAAGGTAGgctataaaaaaatgtattttcactttggacgtaatctctcattctctgttttaATAAACGCATCTGAAACAGAAATGTTGCACTTTCTTTACGGACACTTATCAAGAGCAATGTCACACGTTTGAGGAGAGAACGCTTGCACGCACCTGTCCTGAAATCACTAATTAGGCAACAGTTCCCGCGTTAGACTAGCACGCTGGGGGTGGAGACAGTCTGTAGCACGCCATCATCCCTCATTGGGCGGCATCTGAATGCTCTAGTCCTGATGGGCACTAGAGCAAGCGAGATACAACCCATACCCAAATCACAGTGTGGGCAACGGGTGAGCTGAGACTTGAGTGTAGCTTACCCCGTCCAccatttaataaaaaaatatatcggGTATTTGTACTTTTCCATCCAATGGATGCAGCAGTGATGAACCCCCAGATAATGACGGATGTCAACGGCAACAGCAATAGCAATGCCGCGAACGCCGAACTGGAGGTGAAAAAGCTCCAAGAGCTGGTTCGGAAATTGGAGCGTCAAAATGAGCAATTGAGGACGCGGGCGAACGGCTGCACTGGCAGCCCCCACATTCTACCTCCCTCTCCGGCCTACATGGCCGGGAGCTACTGCATACCTAGTCCGTTACCGACGCTACTGTGCCAGTCTTCCTTGGAGTCATTTTTCCCGTTGGACGAACCGTTCGAATATTTACATTCACATTATGTTGATACTGCTCTCGACACGGAGGCTGATTATATGGAACGTACGGTTCTGGATGAGGTGGACATTCTGGACCTAGATGCTGTATTCTCTCATGAAGATTCTGAAGCTACCTGGTAACTATTTCACAATATCCAATGGTTTGTATAATGTAGTTGAGAGGTGGCAAATTTAATCTGACTGATGTCTTTGAAACTTGCAGTCCTTATTTGCATATGGCAATTTATCTGTCATATATGACGGTGATGCAGTGTTCTGTTTATTTTATAGGATATGTGACTGTTACTCTGGTAGACGTAGGCCTATGGAATATAATGATGTACATGCAAATGAGACTCGAATCCTAGTAGGAATGATATACGACAACAAAGCCACACCTTCGGAGCAAATTGGACAGAAAGATGGAGCTGACATTTGTTCCAATGTCATTCAATTTTTCTTTAACAAACACAACATCGATTTGTTGCAATTATCATAGTCAACGGTTATGATTCAGCAAACGGCCACTGTGCTCTGTGAAAATGTGCCTGTTGAAATGGAGGCTAGACTGCATCAGTCTGAGACATGTCGACTTGGGGGTGGACGACTGGACACAGAAGTGCTATTATTTTAGTGGTAAAACGAATGCATAAGAATACCCGCTGATTAAAGATGACATAATACTTCTGactcattctgtattatgtcaaaTCCATTATAGTGCCCAAAACCCATTTTGGACTGTAGTCAAAATTGGCTGCTCCACACTATGCGCCACCGTTTTGCATTTGTTGGCTACAGTCAATATGATTCTATTCTCAGGTCCTAAGTGAGGTTGTGGCTTGATGTACATTTTTGGGATCATAGTAAAACTGGAAAACGTATCCCTGATCTGAAACCAGTCTTCCCTGTAGGCCCATAAGGGTTGATTTTGGGACTATGGGGCAGAAAAATCCTCTTAATTCCTCCTCTTCTGGCTCTCATCATGTCTTCACTGCAGGCTGTATGTGTCAGCCAAGGCCCGGCTGTGGGGGGAGAGCCCTGTTACCCCCCTCCAGTGGAGCAGACAGGTCCTGGACAGCCCCAGAACAGAGGTGGAGTCGGCCCGCTCACTGTGCCTCAGGTTGGACCAAGGTATGAGGAGGGGTGGAAACTAGGGACCGAAAAGGGTGGAAAGATGGATGGCTATGTAATAGACCATAGGTTTCTATCAACCTGAcgaaacgttttgttttcaaagacTTCCTTTCAACAGATGGTTATGATTCTactttactgtgtgtgtggggacatggaggtgaggggggagGCTAGCACTGTGATGCCTTGAGCTCAGTGTGAAACAGGTCCTCAAGTCTCTCAGGATTATGTAACCAGCCAACTCCAGACTATTTTGGAGGTAAAAGTTTTACCTCTGAGGTAAAAGTACAGCACCTTGCCAGACAGTCAGTAGCAACACACAACACTGGCTACATTAAACTACACACAGTACTGGCTACATTAAACTACCCACAGTGCTGGTATCATTAAACTACGCACACGACCGGCGCCATTAAGCTACGCACGGTGGTCACGCACAAGCGGAGTAACTCCTGAAAAGACAGCCGTATACCAACCTACAGACCCACACATTCGCAACATGGTTATGACAGTGAGCACATTCATTTCACCTGGCTAGGTGATGGAGATCACATTCTAATTCACAGCATCTACCTGAAGAAGGGTTGCAGTGGAGAGGTGACGAGGTTGAATGAGAATGAATGGGTGGCCGTGAAGTGAAGGTGTGAGTGACGTCAGGGTTAATGCCTCTACTCCTGAGACATTCCATGGTGTCTAATGACCACTGAGAGTGGACCTTGGGTTCATGTCTGAGAGGAAGCTGTGGTGTGAAACAGTGAATAGAATTGACGTCTCCCACGGACTTCGCTGAAGGTAATGTATTAATACTGCTCTAGTCCTCTAAGCTCTTAATGAGAGGTGAAGCACTGGCCGCAACTGTCTGTGTGCGTCACTTTCAACAACTTAGAGTAAACACACACGTCAGCTTAATTGCATTTCTTTTTACTATTATATATTTGAAAAGTGTCTGTTTTCGCACATTAAATCCAATTTAACTTGGCGTTCATATTATACACTTATCGTTGCATCAGTGAAGctgccattttatttatttaaccagacaagtcagttacgaacaattgttatttacaatgacggcctaggaacagtgggttagctgccttgttcaggggcagaacaacagatatttaccttgtcagctctgggattccatctagcaacctttcgattactagtccaacgctctaaccgctaggctacctgccgccatttCATCAGTAAAATACAGGTAACCGCCAAAATAAAGGGAACAACAACATAAAGTGTAATACTTATAAAATATactagtgtttcctttatttgggcagttacctgtatttTACTGCAATATATTGCTGTAAGGATCTATACTAGAAGCCCGTATATTAATTCCACAGTAGCTGTAACTGCAGGAAAAGCCTTCCACTGCTTTCACACTTGACCTACTATCTGCCTGTTGCTACGTTCACAGGGCCTCCCTCGGCAACCAGAGGGGTAACCATGGTTACCGTGTTTACATGAAAGGCACCTCACCTCGATGCTGCTAAGTGGTTTATATTCTCAGTGACAGGTATAACATAACCCCACTCTATCTGGTGCAGGGATATATGCAGTGCTGAGTTCAGCAGCTCACAGTCgaaccaccacacagagagagagatgatttgcTTTCTCAGCTCTGCAACATTTATTAttcattcttctctctctttgttctttgGATCCACCACATCTCCTCTAGATAGATTGCTGGGATATTTGCTTAGCGAGTGTTCATTACTGTAGTTCTCCTCTATGGATATATATCAGATGGAGTGTGTGGTCGCTGCTCCGTCCCTGGTTCTGGCCCGTGCTGAATGGGTGtgttgagcagtgtgtgtgtgaggttgtgaATGCAGCTTTGTCTCCTGGGCATTGGACAGCAGATGTGTTCCCTGGCTGCTACTGAATAGTGGTTCTGTGACTGTCACAGCAATGTGACACGCTGGGTGTGAGGTAAACAACCGCTTCACACTGCTGACCTCTGTTCCTTGTGAGGGGCCCGGAAAGCactgacagctgtgtgtgtgttttgggggtggTCCGATAGAGTATGACATTgccttttcccctccctccctccccctacctccgtAGTCCATAGGTGGCGGGGGGTCTTCTCCAGCCactcttcccctgccctccccctgAGACGTGTAGCTGGAGTGTCCCCCCTTAGTGCCTCGTTCTCCAGGTCCTGCCCCACCCCTCCGCCCGCTGACAGACCTGGTAAATACACCCACAGATTACTATGTGACATGGGTACATATTGCCATAATGTTACCGTAATATTACCATATGACATTAGTTGAACTAGAGGTTTTTCAACCTTGCAACCTGATCAGGAGAAACTCTTGTCCCTATTGAGCAGGAAACCTCTGTGCCCGATTGAGCAGAATCAGGGCCATATTGAGCAGGAAAATCCTGGGCCTTGTTGAGCAGAAACTCAACACTCCTGATCAGTTCACCAGGTGAGGAAAACCCCTGGTTCTTAGACATGAGGGTTACTCCATCCATGATTACTTCTTAAACATGGAATTTCACAATTGAAAAAAATACCACAGTCTCTTCATTGGAATAGTTATCTTTTTTTCTCCATTGAAACAACTCTccatgattctctctctctcccccttatcctgtctctgtcccctccctttctttctccctccatcagcCTCATTCTCCTCAccactccatcctctcctccacctgtccCTGACTCCTGTAGGGACGGCTGAGAGAATTCCCACATTCCTCCCAGCCAATCACTCAGCCAATCGCAGTaagcctctctcgctcccccgcTGGCTCACGTTGTCTGTCTCTCATGTCAAGGTTTGCGTCTCAATAGTCTGTTTGAAAgagcttcctctccttgtctcctctccttcattcctgCTGATGTTAGAGATATGGACAGGTGAAACACCTTACATTTCACCTACTGGCTGTCTTGTCAGATCTGAACAGAGGTGGAcacaagaggagaggaagccactatAGACTATTGAGAGGCCCCGAAGTTCATCATTCATCATTTGTCACTGCAAGAGAAggagtgtttcagtgtgtgttcaGTTTCTGCTGCTTCAGGTGTTTGCCATGTGAAGTTCCTCACTATTCCTCACTTGAGTGGAATAGTCCCTTTGGTGATGGAAGCACCACATGTCACACAGCTAGGTCGAGCCTGTGGGATCTGGTTGGCGGCCATAATGGAAAATGGCCATGAGTGCTCAGAGTGGCCATAAACACAATATGGCCTTTTCTAGCTTAGTCTGTGATTTGTGGTGCTTCTATCACCAAAGGCACAATTCCATGACGTGGCCTCCCTACTAACAGTGACTCGGCAATGTTTCTTAAAGGGAGAGTGATGTTTTTTTGCTGCCAGTGTGCCTCTATCTAAACTAATCTTGCTTTTCATCTGGTCAGTATTCTTTGTGTTCATTGTTAATGTAAAATCTCTGCAATGTAACTTGTCTAATCTGACCTTTGAACTCTTGTTGTTGTGTGCTGAAGGCCGCAGCCTCCGGCGGTTCCTCCTCAGCCCCCAGTCTTCCATGGACAGTGAGCTCAGTGCCTCCGAGCTGGAGGATGACGCCATCACGCAGGGATACAAGCTGCAGGACCTTGTTGACGTCCAGGTCATGGCTCGTCTGCAGGAGGACAGTGAGCTCAGTGCCTCCGAGCTGGAGGATGACTCCATCACGCAGGGATACAAGCTGCAGGACCTTGTTGACGTCCAGGTCATGGCTCGTCTGCAGGAGGACAGTGAGTCCCTCACCCTTTATTAAAAACTGTTTTGGTGTCGTCACATAGTTGACTATATATTGGTTTACATAGTAAGAGTTTAGTTTTCCCCCATTTCTATGTAAAAGTGTGGAAAATGCTTTATAAATCAAAactattattattaaatattgaGCAGGTGATCTGAAAGGGAATAACTCTAGGCCCCAAGGTTAAAGGTAGGGCCCAGAGTTGTTACTGGTCAGTTCAAGTGGTCTTGGATTCCTGGCCATATTCTTGCCCTTTATTGTTCCTCTCTGTCCTTAtcttcctctgtccttctctcccttctaACACTAACCTGTGATACAAGACCTCAGGCTTCATCCAGGCTTTATTAACCTTAACCTCAGGCGCAGAAGGTGACGACTGattgtgtgcgcgtgcgtgtttgtgtgtttgcgcTTGTCCGTATTTCCCCCTCCTTCAGGTCTTCGTCAGGACTACGCCACCACCTCCATCAACCGCCGCAGCGCCagcttctccttcctctcccttcagcACAGCGGCGAGGCCGacctggaggaggaagaggatgaggaagagtacGGGCAGCTACCTCCTCCCCAGCCCCGTCTGACCCGTGTGGGACCCACCCTGCAGCGCGGCCTCTCCCACTCCCACACCTTCTCCAGCATACGGGACTGGAGGAGGAGCACAACCAGCCCCTCCACCCCTCAGTACCCCTCCGGAGGATTCTCCTATCAGCCCCCACCCCTGGCCCTGGCCAGCCCCACACTCAGCACCTACACACCCGAACAACAGGGCTTCAGGCCTGGATCAGGTGAGCAGGCCTGGCCCATGCAGGTACTTGGGTTGCGTTCATTAGAGAAAAtgagagatttaaaaaaaaaaaaagttatgacaaatgtttttattgGACAGTGTTCTCCTGTTCGTTGTCTATTGGACTCGACCCTCTGCTTACATTTATGAAATCTCACACTAATAAGAATTCTTGCTTTGCAAGACTCTCCTCGAATAATGTTTGtttttatgtgtgtttatgttcGCTATCTATTTTGGGGATCACATTTGGAATGCAGATGGATATGAGTACATTTTTCAAACAAGCCTTGTTTTCTTGATGGAACATTTGCATAACAACAAAGTACAATATTAGTAGGGCTACAAAATAACTGACACACGACATGATGGCCCTTTTATGAAATAGTTATACTAATCTATTTCTAGGTTTGTTTTCAACTTGTCATTGTTTATGTTAATGGAGGAATAGGTCATTTTAAGGTCACCCACTAATTAGTTACCACCGTAGGTACTTCCCTAGCCTGTTGACTGTACTGGCAGACTACCAGGGATGTGCTCACTGTAAGCCTCTTGAGACACTGACTGATCCGTAAGCTCTTGGAGGCTATACTGTTTCTGTTCTGGGAGCTGAACCGGAGAGGGACACTGAATAGAGGGTGGTGAGATTACAGGCGATGTTTCTCTTTGGGGCCTCAACACTGGTGTTCTTCAAGAGAGACTAGAGAGTGGCA is a window from the Oncorhynchus tshawytscha isolate Ot180627B linkage group LG14, Otsh_v2.0, whole genome shotgun sequence genome containing:
- the slain1a gene encoding SLAIN motif-containing protein 1 isoform X2 produces the protein MDAAVMNPQIMTDVNGNSNSNAANAELEVKKLQELVRKLERQNEQLRTRANGCTGSPHILPPSPAYMAGSYCIPSPLPTLLCQSSLESFFPLDEPFEYLHSHYVDTALDTEADYMERTVLDEVDILDLDAVFSHEDSEATWLYVSAKARLWGESPVTPLQWSRQVLDSPRTEVESARSLCLRLDQVHRWRGVFSSHSSPALPLRRVAGVSPLSASFSRSCPTPPPADRPASFSSPLHPLLHLSLTPVGTAERIPTFLPANHSANRSRSLRRFLLSPQSSMDSELSASELEDDAITQGYKLQDLVDVQVMARLQEDSLRQDYATTSINRRSASFSFLSLQHSGEADLEEEEDEEEYGQLPPPQPRLTRVGPTLQRGLSHSHTFSSIRDWRRSTTSPSTPQYPSGGFSYQPPPLALASPTLSTYTPEQQGFRPGSDKLRRSMPNLFRAPSVPSPLSPANHIVSPSTLRNSLSFDSSNGLASRLQSSIPSPGQLQNRVQSVGNFQSLSRQPLKATAYVSPTVKGPVTMPTSTSLQSLSGIPLPSKPAVGVGGTPTPPRSSLPRPASFIGTSSTPRSKIAQPTRSLLTPPKSLSTLSALRDRSWRDGCY
- the slain1a gene encoding SLAIN motif-containing protein 1 isoform X3, yielding MDAAVMNPQIMTDVNGNSNSNAANAELEVKKLQELVRKLERQNEQLRTRANGCTGSPHILPPSPAYMAGSYCIPSPLPTLLCQSSLESFFPLDEPFEYLHSHYVDTALDTEADYMERTVLDEVDILDLDAVFSHEDSEATWLYVSAKARLWGESPVTPLQWSRQVLDSPRTEVESARSLCLRLDQVHRWRGVFSSHSSPALPLRRVAGVSPLSASFSRSCPTPPPADRPGRSLRRFLLSPQSSMDSELSASELEDDAITQGYKLQDLVDVQVMARLQEDSELSASELEDDSITQGYKLQDLVDVQVMARLQEDSLRQDYATTSINRRSASFSFLSLQHSGEADLEEEEDEEEYGQLPPPQPRLTRVGPTLQRGLSHSHTFSSIRDWRRSTTSPSTPQYPSGGFSYQPPPLALASPTLSTYTPEQQGFRPGSDKLRRSMPNLFRAPSVPSPLSPANHIVSPSTLRNSLSFDSSNGLASRLQSSIPSPGQLQNRVQSVGNFQSLSRQPLKATAYVSPTVKGPVTMPTSTSLQSLSGIPLPSKPAVGVGGTPTPPRSSLPRPASFIGTSSTPRSKIAQPTRSLLTPPKSLSTLSALRDRSWRDGCY
- the slain1a gene encoding SLAIN motif-containing protein 1 isoform X4, giving the protein MDAAVMNPQIMTDVNGNSNSNAANAELEVKKLQELVRKLERQNEQLRTRANGCTGSPHILPPSPAYMAGSYCIPSPLPTLLCQSSLESFFPLDEPFEYLHSHYVDTALDTEADYMERTVLDEVDILDLDAVFSHEDSEATWLYVSAKARLWGESPVTPLQWSRQVLDSPRTEVESARSLCLRLDQGRSLRRFLLSPQSSMDSELSASELEDDAITQGYKLQDLVDVQVMARLQEDSELSASELEDDSITQGYKLQDLVDVQVMARLQEDSLRQDYATTSINRRSASFSFLSLQHSGEADLEEEEDEEEYGQLPPPQPRLTRVGPTLQRGLSHSHTFSSIRDWRRSTTSPSTPQYPSGGFSYQPPPLALASPTLSTYTPEQQGFRPGSDKLRRSMPNLFRAPSVPSPLSPANHIVSPSTLRNSLSFDSSNGLASRLQSSIPSPGQLQNRVQSVGNFQSLSRQPLKATAYVSPTVKGPVTMPTSTSLQSLSGIPLPSKPAVGVGGTPTPPRSSLPRPASFIGTSSTPRSKIAQPTRSLLTPPKSLSTLSALRDRSWRDGCY
- the slain1a gene encoding SLAIN motif-containing protein 1 isoform X1 — protein: MDAAVMNPQIMTDVNGNSNSNAANAELEVKKLQELVRKLERQNEQLRTRANGCTGSPHILPPSPAYMAGSYCIPSPLPTLLCQSSLESFFPLDEPFEYLHSHYVDTALDTEADYMERTVLDEVDILDLDAVFSHEDSEATWLYVSAKARLWGESPVTPLQWSRQVLDSPRTEVESARSLCLRLDQVHRWRGVFSSHSSPALPLRRVAGVSPLSASFSRSCPTPPPADRPASFSSPLHPLLHLSLTPVGTAERIPTFLPANHSANRSRSLRRFLLSPQSSMDSELSASELEDDAITQGYKLQDLVDVQVMARLQEDSELSASELEDDSITQGYKLQDLVDVQVMARLQEDSLRQDYATTSINRRSASFSFLSLQHSGEADLEEEEDEEEYGQLPPPQPRLTRVGPTLQRGLSHSHTFSSIRDWRRSTTSPSTPQYPSGGFSYQPPPLALASPTLSTYTPEQQGFRPGSDKLRRSMPNLFRAPSVPSPLSPANHIVSPSTLRNSLSFDSSNGLASRLQSSIPSPGQLQNRVQSVGNFQSLSRQPLKATAYVSPTVKGPVTMPTSTSLQSLSGIPLPSKPAVGVGGTPTPPRSSLPRPASFIGTSSTPRSKIAQPTRSLLTPPKSLSTLSALRDRSWRDGCY